From the Drosophila willistoni isolate 14030-0811.24 chromosome 2L unlocalized genomic scaffold, UCI_dwil_1.1 Seg168, whole genome shotgun sequence genome, the window TCAGGACGAATCTGGAAGAGAAGGGCATGGCAGTGGGGAGCGTGGGGGAAAATCTCCTAAACTATAGCTTGGTATTACGCCGCCTCTGACGCCAGACAAACCAGACAATAACAAAATGCAAAGCCCAAAAGTTGAATGCATTTGTGTTGTTGTAGGtgactcactctctctctttctcgtcTGCTCTTGCCGCATGCAATTGCCTGCTCTCTTGGGTCCGTTagaagagagcgagagagatagagacaaagACTAAGAGCACATTGCATTTATAAATTAGTAACAAAACTAGCAAAAATGCTTGTCCCAAGTTTTTGCCCCAAGTCCAATTCGGTTGATATGGAGTTTTAGATCCTAACTCCGTCATGCCCCCTTTTTTGGAATCTCCAGGGACTGGGCAAATGTAAAATTTGCGGTGGTGCGTCAAAACTTTAGTGGCCCCGGCTAACTTTtagcaaaaacttttgattTGAGTACCTGCCACTAACTAAGCaggcactcacacacacacacatccatacatacatacataaggaAACCGGGAGGAAGATAGGAATGGGGTGAAAAGTTTGCCGGCACAAATACCACGCATTGAACTGCACTGTTATGGCAAAGAAAACTTTACAGACAGAAATTTAAACAAAGCGTACAATTTTAAACTTACCGCAGTGCTCGCCATTACCATTTAAAAAAGAGAGTTAAGCCCgagacaacaaaaaaggaTGAAGGAACTGCCGTAGATTCTTGTATAAATCACAAATTACAACTAAAACaattgtcaatttttttttcaaaatattgcGGTACTATGTCTGTCAAGTTACCAACACTGTTTAACTAGAGTTATCGACGGTCTTCTGTTAACCCTCTGTtaagttttttgcatttttatttttaaattttttagttATTTATAAACTTCTTTGAAACAAATAAAGCGTTAAATTATTTAGAATAGATtaaattttcgttttaattaaattttggtcGTTTTTCAGCATTCCAAGTATTGACAATTTCTCCATGAAAAAGTCCTTTTTTCGTTTGCGTATAGCTCCAATATACTGCAACGGGTCAATGGAGATTGAATGCCAGATTTTTCCCCAATTAGTTATCTATATTTCCACCAAGTTTGGTTAAAATTCCTCATACagttttcgaaaaaattgaatttttttgaaCCAACCATGAGTTTttccatacaaaatgtgcaaaCAATTACGCCGACTTTATCTGGAAAATCTCGACTATATGGTAACGGCTCTatgaagattgaatgccagaatttAGGTATGACTTTTTGGAATATGCTCAGAGAGTTTCATTAAAATTCCTCGTAACGTTTTCAAGAAAAATGCATTCATGTAGGGGTACCTGCAGCAGGAAAATATGTTTCCAACATTTCGCCGCTCAGTCTCGAGCGTCGCATCGCTCGAATAGGGGGATCAGGGAAATACAGGATTGCTCAAATAGGGGGGTTTGGTATAGTGGTACGACTGCACCAAAAAATTgtgattttaattaataaaaatttttgagaATAAGATAGGAAACAAGATATAATATACCGAAAAAAATTTGGTATAATTCCCAATGCAACGAATGAATGCTTGAAATctattaaaaagaatttatgTTTGATTGGAAAAAgttgtttaaactttaaacgCGATTATCTCGAAACCAAACATAACTTCAGTAAATGTcgattttcaatattttttttttaaaaattactcCTAATACCCACCATTCTGGCGTATACTAGGATATTCTGGATCGGTCAAAAAATAAAGGACCTACGACCAAAAAAAGGGGTCAAAAAAGGTAGATTTTCGAAATTTTGACTTTGTCCCCCTTACTCCCCTATATAGTGACCTATCCCAAATAGCTTGATTAAGTTTCTTTTTACTTTAGTTTGGAATACGAATAataggtatgtacatattaatTATAGTTTCTTCCACTTCCCCCTTCACATCATGGGCTCAGGAGTATATGGGACACCTGTTCCGGTGTCTTTTGCAACATCTGATCGGGTTGAAAACCATTGGCAGGATCGTGGACACGATCATAGATCTGTTTATAAATCGcaacaattacattaaacgCACGACGCTGGACAGTAGCTCGATGAGAACTTGACATAATGAGCTGTATTTGTGGCAACAATAGCACATCGGGCAGCTCAAGGAATGCATCCATTTTTGACATAAATATCTTCAAAAGATTCGTTTCGATTTTAGTCTGATTACTCTGCAAAATGGTGTAAATGGGTCCCAAATTAAGGTTTGCCACCAGTGAAGACGCTTGCTCTGAGGTAAGGGTGTCCAACTGAGCATCCGACTGGGCTTGCAAACGTTCCACTCGTTCATCCATATACTCGTACACAGCCAGAGTGGATTGCATGTggtagaggcaattcagtagATAAACACCCATATCGATAGTGGGCAAGTGAGCGGCACTCTCTTGGACTGATTGCAACAGAGGATCGATGACGCAGCTAACAATTTTGGTTATGTCTGCCTGACGACCATCCACCATAGTGGCCACCGAAAGAATCTCCTTCAACATATTCAGCAATCGAGCAACACTTGCAGGTGGTACCAGATCCCGCTGAGGAGGCTCCAATGCCAATGTAGATCCAGCAGGACGCTGCAGGACACTGCGCACTTGGCTGGCCAAAGCGTTTAGATAGATTTGCTCACTACTTTTCTGTAGATCAATGAGACACTGTTCCAAGCTGCCACCAAGGACCACTTGCTTCATGATTTGTTGATAGAAACGCAACAGGTTCGATAtggtaaacaaaataatgGTGTCCTTCTCTGAGCTGAGAATTGTCTCTACGCGCACCTTAAGCGGATGACAGACACCATCGACTATATAGCACAGGGCCTTTTGCATCTGCTCCGAAATATCTGTGTACAATATGAGTAAAGAAGTGGGAATAATTTCTTATCCATAGAGGATTTGGATGACATCTACTCACCATGCTTATCACACTTCTTAAACAACATAGCCAGATTCTCTTTCTCATTGGGTATGCTCTGATGAAGCCATGCGAACATATCGCCAATATAACGCTTAGGATCATGAGCATGCAACTCTATGGGTCTAGGATTGCCGCCGGGTCCACCCTCGGTCAAAGCTTCAATAAATAGACGCACCAAAACTGCTCTCCGTGCTATAGCGTATTCGTCGATGACATATCTAAATTAGGGAATAGATTGATATAATTGAAAGCCAAAAAATGTTGTTCATTCAATCCTACTTAAAGAGCACTGGTCGATCCTGTAGACGGCTCATTGCCTCCACAACTAGGGGACCAATTTCATTGTTTTCAAGATTTCGACAATGATTTTGAGTCCATCGATAGAGCCTTTCTAGTGCTCCCTCCTGATGCAGTGTCATCTCCTCCATGATATCCAAGGCAGCCGTCTGATAGCCACATTGCATTAAAAGCCGACATTCGGCATGTATGGACTGCACCCGATCCAGAACTTTGAAGAACTCTGGCACAATTGGTGCATCCTTAGCCGTTCCGTAGAGCAATTGATGTTCGGGGACGCTCAGTTGAAATCTCGCCAGGAAAGCCTGGGCTATCTGTTGGTGCACTTCCAGCCGCTCGCGTTCTTGCTGCATTGTGTTAGTTTGCTCAATAAGATCCTTAGTCAATGCTTTCGAAGTCTCCAAATCCGTTTTCATTGTCTGCACGGATGTGGCCATGGTATCCAAATCGTCACAAACGGCATCTAGGGACAGTTTTACTTCCCGAAATGCTTTAAGGAAGTTCTCATTGATGCCCACCGATCGGTGCTCAATCTGGGATC encodes:
- the LOC6652139 gene encoding conserved oligomeric Golgi complex subunit 6; translation: MTSAQDKSQDADQDRIQRRVNKILETRLESDKDTLDALNGLSSFFGENTLKNRRNLRSQIEHRSVGINENFLKAFREVKLSLDAVCDDLDTMATSVQTMKTDLETSKALTKDLIEQTNTMQQERERLEVHQQIAQAFLARFQLSVPEHQLLYGTAKDAPIVPEFFKVLDRVQSIHAECRLLMQCGYQTAALDIMEEMTLHQEGALERLYRWTQNHCRNLENNEIGPLVVEAMSRLQDRPVLFKYVIDEYAIARRAVLVRLFIEALTEGGPGGNPRPIELHAHDPKRYIGDMFAWLHQSIPNEKENLAMLFKKCDKHDISEQMQKALCYIVDGVCHPLKVRVETILSSEKDTIILFTISNLLRFYQQIMKQVVLGGSLEQCLIDLQKSSEQIYLNALASQVRSVLQRPAGSTLALEPPQRDLVPPASVARLLNMLKEILSVATMVDGRQADITKIVSCVIDPLLQSVQESAAHLPTIDMGVYLLNCLYHMQSTLAVYEYMDERVERLQAQSDAQLDTLTSEQASSLVANLNLGPIYTILQSNQTKIETNLLKIFMSKMDAFLELPDVLLLPQIQLIMSSSHRATVQRRAFNVIVAIYKQIYDRVHDPANGFQPDQMLQKTPEQVSHILLSP